The bacterium genome has a window encoding:
- a CDS encoding response regulator transcription factor produces the protein MIKILIADDHAIFRNGLKSLINQEADMELIGEASNGREALELCTEFNPNIVIMDITMKEMNGIDATRAILSRNHEINVIALSTYTDEVFILEMYKAGVVAYLPKSDTFDELVKAIHEVQAGNFYLSPRLSKKIIKNLVNLWDGNIVDGTSILTHREREIVQLISEGKMTKEIATILNIDETTVNTHRKNIMKKLHIHNIAGLVKYAIIHNLTPIDK, from the coding sequence TTGATTAAAATATTGATTGCCGATGACCACGCTATATTCAGAAACGGTCTTAAAAGCTTAATCAACCAAGAAGCGGATATGGAATTAATTGGAGAGGCCTCAAATGGACGAGAGGCCCTTGAATTGTGCACTGAATTTAATCCCAATATAGTGATTATGGATATCACTATGAAAGAGATGAATGGTATCGATGCCACTCGTGCCATCCTTTCAAGGAATCATGAGATAAATGTAATTGCACTTTCGACCTATACCGATGAGGTCTTTATTCTCGAGATGTATAAGGCTGGAGTTGTGGCATATTTACCAAAAAGCGACACTTTCGATGAATTGGTCAAGGCTATTCACGAGGTTCAAGCCGGGAATTTTTACTTGAGTCCTCGATTATCCAAGAAAATAATTAAGAATCTCGTTAACTTATGGGATGGAAATATTGTTGACGGTACTTCTATATTAACTCATCGTGAAAGAGAGATTGTCCAGCTTATTTCAGAAGGCAAAATGACTAAAGAAATTGCGACTATACTTAATATAGACGAAACGACCGTGAATACGCACAGAAAAAATATTATGAAAAAACTACATATTCATAACATAGCAGGATTAGTAAAATATGCAATTATTCATAATTTGACTCCAATAGACAAGTAA
- a CDS encoding cation transporter — protein MICMNKNKNISEIKRVTWVGVIVNLGLSILKFIVGTKGNSQAVIADAFHSVSDISTDLAVIFGIKFWSAPPDKNHPFGHKKIETIITAGIGLVLTIVAFTLAYNAIVSIGESHVQQTSWIALIGPILSLVLKEILYRWTIATGRKTRSSAVIANAWHHRSDAISSIPALISVIAASINPKWWFVDHIGAIVISIFIFKTSYNILSPALAGLTDHGATEKERSEIHDIALSVKGVEEAHAIRTRRLSDSIFVDMHILVDPAMTVFEGHEISEKVKLEILGKGPNVIDVVVHIEPSNDKPET, from the coding sequence ATGATTTGTATGAATAAGAATAAAAACATATCCGAAATAAAGCGCGTAACCTGGGTCGGCGTAATAGTTAACCTCGGATTATCAATACTCAAATTCATCGTGGGAACAAAAGGCAACAGCCAGGCTGTTATCGCCGATGCTTTCCATAGTGTCTCAGATATCTCGACCGATCTCGCTGTTATATTTGGAATCAAATTCTGGTCCGCACCTCCAGATAAAAATCACCCCTTCGGACATAAAAAAATTGAGACAATAATCACTGCTGGAATAGGATTAGTCCTCACTATTGTTGCATTTACACTAGCTTATAACGCCATTGTCTCCATAGGAGAAAGCCATGTCCAACAAACCAGCTGGATAGCCCTTATCGGCCCTATTCTATCCCTTGTTCTCAAAGAAATCCTTTACAGGTGGACAATCGCAACAGGGCGCAAAACAAGATCTTCAGCCGTGATCGCCAATGCTTGGCACCATCGTTCAGATGCGATAAGTTCGATACCTGCCCTTATTTCGGTTATCGCGGCCTCGATAAATCCAAAATGGTGGTTTGTCGATCATATTGGAGCTATCGTAATCTCGATATTTATATTCAAAACCTCTTATAATATTTTAAGCCCTGCTTTAGCTGGATTAACCGATCATGGAGCAACTGAAAAAGAACGTAGTGAAATTCATGATATAGCGTTATCTGTGAAGGGCGTCGAGGAAGCCCATGCGATAAGAACGAGGCGCTTAAGCGACAGTATTTTTGTCGATATGCATATCCTCGTCGATCCGGCGATGACCGTTTTCGAAGGCCACGAAATCTCCGAAAAGGTCAAACTGGAGATATTAGGAAAAGGACCCAATGTGATCGATGTAGTCGTTCACATCGAGCCCTCGAATGATAAACCGGAAACCTAA
- a CDS encoding VWA domain-containing protein, which yields MKKTIICLVLLIVCFGYVFAETVDESDYFSVKFEAVNHWGVNTSLDPDEVFQGDSIEYRVRVENVYLPATTQRHVRVQLTFPNMWVDPPETPQLYADFIGEGVAGYLPHGFSNTPTYATWTFDEIDYSAARTIICTLQVRGDICGSYPNDVNLTAFAQAWSDFSDPTKTADLSDGVVVKCRPGLTCEARISKVGETEGTEISVSSGDDMYIKLEGCNYPYNVVNANDCLFYILLPPDAIALYDYTEPTCDGIETIVGGSYDGWRIYRWNIDLAHETCETCSVFFQENDGTPNVSFYALGGVLWDADPSILWTGTPLEPIEDIVLNPPSSFICGETLRWSLTMPDLVISVESPYGDDCISCGWPVSFDWMVTNAGTGIANADPLIIEFTSDGALIGTETISDFSLSTGNSISGTVPIANPTCGDTIEFCAEVDANNVVEESDETNNSQYDDLCIGITEINVDIIEVQLTGDDVTDFCDVTYSAKCESMLAFISVTDQNGYPIRDLAHACWNDPYTEWSDLKKCEGGSWWNLRIIDPLRMFAADEDILPLSVAIVMDYSGSMDSSARALAEASVTNYVLDTLCAERFSIIKFGTDVEVKCDFSDDTAGIVLPAVNSDDYTGGTGSTNILGAINAALILIENDPVGFRHIVILFTDGEENVYQFTEVEITDLSRLLHVPLFTIGISVSSSSALFLSNLAMETGGLYRDVDSPDEMEPLYLFFCNAASYVYIMQFTSRWDGGLDTLTAMVELQNESTFGLLLSDSDTSEYETCSPECELTINKHSYGLPLDPLFGVLYAETSAVINYRISATNLGHAICSCDPVVITDYLPAWAGTVITSSISPTTPYSGGNSIVWEIEPDSIVFGSNYIIEFSFQVTDDADTLNNGPSPYIVNCVTIECGDDVDPTNNSDCDSVVVKLVPDPSIICEYLANSNQWPGDTAIISVSCPLPTQPENWDAWFESSCIEGSLPEPFANHAGQFLERTDLADTIIFPELAAGCDIGEIWVYVQVRHDFMDSTIFYMDSCSFNVRRPPCRVRIDKNQINTGDEVMIEITQCDASNVKVRVINISGDIVAEPLNESFGQGLFKFYWDGTDDMGHSVNSGVYGILVEAGDELYTFKLAVVR from the coding sequence ATGAAAAAGACGATCATTTGTTTAGTTCTACTAATTGTATGTTTCGGCTATGTATTTGCTGAAACTGTCGATGAAAGCGATTACTTCAGTGTCAAATTCGAGGCGGTTAACCACTGGGGTGTTAATACTTCATTGGATCCAGACGAAGTTTTTCAAGGGGATTCGATAGAATACAGAGTTCGTGTAGAGAATGTCTATCTTCCGGCGACAACTCAAAGGCACGTTCGCGTCCAACTCACTTTCCCAAATATGTGGGTCGATCCACCTGAAACTCCTCAATTATACGCTGATTTTATTGGTGAAGGTGTTGCGGGATATTTGCCTCACGGTTTCAGTAATACGCCCACCTATGCCACTTGGACCTTCGATGAGATAGATTATTCAGCTGCAAGAACGATCATCTGCACGCTTCAAGTAAGGGGCGATATTTGCGGGTCTTATCCTAACGATGTGAATCTGACGGCATTTGCGCAAGCATGGAGCGATTTCAGCGATCCGACTAAAACGGCGGATCTTTCGGATGGAGTAGTTGTGAAATGTCGCCCCGGTCTGACATGCGAAGCTCGGATATCAAAAGTCGGTGAAACAGAGGGAACGGAAATATCGGTTTCTTCAGGCGATGATATGTATATTAAGCTTGAAGGATGTAACTACCCTTATAACGTTGTGAATGCGAATGATTGCCTTTTCTATATTCTGCTTCCGCCAGACGCAATAGCTCTCTACGACTACACGGAACCTACCTGTGATGGAATTGAAACGATAGTCGGCGGTTCTTATGACGGTTGGCGCATATATCGGTGGAATATCGACTTAGCTCATGAGACTTGTGAGACATGCTCGGTCTTTTTCCAAGAAAACGATGGTACTCCAAATGTCAGTTTCTATGCTCTCGGAGGAGTTCTTTGGGATGCAGATCCGAGTATTTTATGGACTGGGACCCCGCTCGAACCAATCGAAGATATAGTTCTTAACCCGCCTTCGAGCTTTATCTGTGGAGAAACGCTTAGATGGTCTTTGACAATGCCCGACCTTGTGATTTCGGTGGAATCGCCTTATGGTGATGATTGTATTTCTTGCGGTTGGCCGGTTAGCTTCGATTGGATGGTCACCAACGCAGGGACAGGTATTGCTAATGCCGACCCCCTCATCATAGAATTCACTTCCGATGGAGCTTTGATAGGAACTGAGACGATATCGGATTTCTCCTTGTCAACAGGCAACTCCATTTCGGGGACGGTTCCGATAGCTAATCCTACTTGTGGTGATACAATCGAGTTTTGCGCTGAAGTCGATGCGAATAATGTTGTCGAAGAAAGCGACGAAACAAATAACTCTCAATACGATGACCTTTGTATCGGAATTACGGAGATAAATGTCGATATAATAGAAGTTCAGCTTACTGGTGATGATGTTACCGACTTTTGCGATGTGACTTATTCAGCTAAGTGCGAATCCATGCTTGCATTTATTTCCGTTACGGACCAGAATGGATATCCAATTAGAGATTTAGCTCACGCTTGCTGGAATGACCCATATACTGAATGGAGTGACCTAAAAAAATGTGAAGGTGGCTCCTGGTGGAATTTACGCATTATCGACCCTTTGCGAATGTTCGCCGCAGATGAAGATATTCTGCCCCTATCTGTAGCAATCGTTATGGACTACAGCGGCTCGATGGATTCCTCTGCTCGTGCGTTAGCTGAGGCTTCAGTAACAAATTATGTTCTTGATACTCTTTGCGCAGAGCGATTTTCGATCATCAAATTCGGGACTGATGTCGAAGTCAAATGCGATTTCAGCGATGACACCGCCGGAATTGTCTTACCGGCAGTTAACTCAGATGATTATACTGGGGGAACAGGCTCTACTAACATCCTCGGCGCTATTAATGCTGCACTTATCCTTATTGAGAATGATCCTGTGGGATTTCGGCACATTGTTATCCTTTTTACAGATGGTGAAGAGAATGTTTATCAGTTTACTGAAGTTGAAATTACCGATCTATCGCGTCTTCTACATGTCCCATTATTCACAATCGGTATAAGTGTTAGTTCTTCAAGTGCGCTCTTCCTCTCCAATCTGGCTATGGAAACGGGCGGGCTATACCGCGATGTCGATAGCCCCGATGAGATGGAACCGCTTTATCTCTTTTTCTGCAACGCCGCCAGCTATGTCTATATCATGCAATTTACTTCGCGCTGGGATGGTGGATTAGACACGCTTACTGCGATGGTCGAATTACAAAATGAATCGACTTTCGGCCTTCTTCTAAGCGATTCAGACACTTCGGAATATGAAACCTGTAGCCCGGAATGCGAATTGACAATCAATAAACATTCATACGGACTGCCTTTGGACCCGCTATTCGGAGTTCTTTATGCTGAAACAAGCGCTGTGATAAATTATCGCATAAGCGCAACAAACCTCGGTCATGCGATCTGTTCGTGTGATCCTGTCGTAATAACCGATTATCTTCCAGCGTGGGCCGGAACCGTTATTACATCATCCATTTCGCCGACAACCCCATATTCCGGTGGTAATAGCATCGTTTGGGAAATCGAACCGGATAGCATCGTTTTCGGAAGCAATTATATCATCGAATTTTCTTTTCAGGTTACAGATGACGCGGATACACTCAACAACGGTCCATCGCCGTATATTGTAAATTGCGTAACCATCGAATGCGGGGACGACGTCGATCCAACGAATAACAGCGATTGCGATTCTGTTGTCGTAAAACTCGTTCCCGACCCGAGTATAATCTGCGAGTATCTTGCCAATTCCAATCAATGGCCCGGAGACACTGCGATTATTAGTGTTTCTTGTCCATTGCCGACACAACCGGAGAATTGGGATGCTTGGTTCGAGAGTTCGTGCATTGAAGGCTCACTGCCGGAGCCATTTGCGAATCATGCCGGACAATTCTTAGAAAGAACAGATTTAGCCGATACGATAATATTCCCCGAGCTCGCGGCGGGATGTGATATTGGAGAAATTTGGGTTTATGTTCAAGTTCGCCACGATTTCATGGATTCGACGATTTTCTACATGGACAGTTGTTCGTTCAATGTGCGACGACCTCCCTGTCGTGTTCGAATAGACAAAAACCAGATAAATACTGGAGATGAAGTAATGATAGAAATCACTCAATGCGACGCGAGTAATGTGAAGGTGAGAGTGATAAACATCTCCGGTGATATTGTCGCGGAACCTTTAAATGAAAGCTTCGGACAGGGGCTGTTTAAGTTCTATTGGGATGGAACGGATGATATGGGGCATTCCGTTAACTCGGGGGTCTACGGTATTTTGGTTGAAGCCGGAGACGAGTTATACACATTCAAACTTGCGGTTGTCCGCTAA